The window AAGACTTGCCATGGCTCCTTCTTTTAATCTAATCTTGTGACACCGAGTGAGTTTGGATCTGCGGATAATACAGAGAAGAAGACATTAGAATCAAACCCATAATGAGATTAACATAGCACATACTAAACCCATAATTAAAAGTCTTGGGTACTAGTTGAAATGTTGCAAAGCATAAGACTTTATCATCTAATCAACGAACACAAGGTGAAATAAAACCAGGATCCAAAGAAATTTGGTAAATACCAATTTGATAATTCGATCGGAGAATTGAAATCTCTCCACAATATTTAAGATAAATCATACATAACTCAATAAGCGAAGAAAAAGGTTGTTTTCAAAGTTTTAACATAAAAATTCCAAATCAGAGTTCTTACCGGAGAAGAGAGTGGAGGGAGCTGATGGAACTTCAGAAAAACCCTTAAACCCTTCTCCTGACCCAGACAGAGAGAGAGGCTTATCCATCCATTCCATTCCCGACTTGTGTAAATTACAGAAAAGGCCctattatttagttatattttaattgtcaGCCAGAAGTTTCTTTTGTTATTTGGTACccatatgtttttgttttgttttcagatTCCCTGACACATGGCACAATCTTCCAGTATTGATCAAAATGTCCGTTTTGGGGTTTATAGCCCCATTGGTGATTCTGCAAATTTAGCAGTTCAAAACGAACACAAGTGGCTCTCTCTAGAGAACGCAGGTAAAGGCTTTCTCTTTGATTTGGACTTTTGAAATTTTCATTCTTGACATTGCTTGAATGCGTCCTGTAACTCTTACAAAAGGTTGCTTGCTTGATGAAACCATTCCGCTCAATTCTTTGTATATTTGTGTTTGCTTCTaattttgcttcttctttttttttttaatgcaaagCTCTTATATAGTGCTTGAATCTTCAGACCCTTCACCCATTTGCATAAAACACTTTTTAACTTAACAAGGAGATGCTGTCTTTTAGCTGAGTATGAGATACATTTGAAACCACATGTAGTATGAGTTACATTATTATTTCGTAGGAAAAAAGTGATGATTTTCAatgctttgtttctttttatctAGTTATTATAGCATTTGAGATCTTATACTTTTGTGGAAACTGAGATCTCATACATTCAATTCGCTTACAGAGATTAGGAGGTCTGGTTACAATTTCTTCAAGATATATTACAGTTTGTTCCTCTAGCAAAGACATTAGGCCTTATTGTGCTGACAAAACCTCAGATCATATCTTTCAGCAAGAAACCTGAAAAACGCAAACAATGATTAATATGCTCTCCGGTTGTTCCtggaatattttattaagacagtTATAGCGTTCATCCAAAACCTCATTAAACCCTTCCTGATCTGTTGTGCATTCCTCAGGCAAGCTTTGGAAGAACTTCTATTAAAGACGAGTTCCAGTTGTGACTATCATATGTGGCGTACAGTGGAAGATGTCTCTGTGACAATCAGCTCACTGGTGACATACCACAAGGGAGAATTTAAATGGAATCCAGAGTTATGTGGGGATTCCTCTTGAAGAAAGTTGCTTCACCACAAACCCACCATCGACACAAGAGccagaagtagaagaagaaacatgGAAGTGGAGAGCAGTAACAATTAGTGTATGTGCTTTGAAGTGTTGTTTGGATTCGTGATAGGAAATACTCTCTTGCTTTGTTACAAGCCTGTGTGGTTCATTAGGAGCAAATGCTTAGTGATAATAATAGTATGCTGTGTGTTACTTTAAACTAGTTTATGATAACAGAGAGTTGCTGAAACCACTGACTTAGTAACTTCAGTATCAAGAaacaaaatgaattttatttattgactATCAAATCAGTTTCTTACAAATGGTTTCAATCTCTTCCTCACTTTCATACTACTCTTGATACATTGATTTACTACAAGCTATATTGAATCTATCAGCGACATTTTGTTCAAAGCTACAATCTTCACATCACTAACTTCATTGCATTTGTAGATTCTCTTGTGAAGCCCTTGCCGCATGTTCCTTGAGCTTTACGAGGGTTCTTGATGGCAGAAGACTCTTTACGTTCTTCTTCTCTGATCCTCTGTCTCCAAAGTTGAAGAAGGGCTGATGCAGCATTACAAATCGCACGGTCCTTGTGCTTTGTAAGTACCTGAAGCCTCTCAATCATCCTCCTTGGCTCATTAGGTTTTGGAGTGACGTTCATCTTCGTGAGTAACAAGATAGCTTCAACGCACCGAGACGCGTCTGCTTTGCCAGATAGAATACCCTTAGCGTTGGCCACGTCAGCAGCTTTCTTTGCTGCTTCAAACAACTCCACCATCTCCTCTGTTCTAGGGTTTCTAGAATCCTTAGCTGGAACGTTCTTGCAAGCAGGGGCTCTCCTCGGAGGATGAATCAAGGTTTTGGTTGTAACCTTACCATCTTTGATGTCCCGTCTCGATTGCTGAGGAAGAGCCGTGGTAGTAACAGACATGCAAGCATCGGTCTTCTTTGTCTCAGTCCTCCTTACCACAGGTTCCCGAGCGAGAGTTTTGTGATCTTGTTTCTGGTCCGAAACCAAAAGATTGGTCTTTGCCCTTTTATTCGTCAAAGACCCGGTGTTTGCCTCTTTCCTCTTCAGACTAACTGCGTTAAGACCGGCAGATTTGTCTGATCCTTGCGAGTAGAGCGTCTTCAACAAGGAAGTAAACAAAGATTGAGACACTTCTCGGATTCTAGGGTTTCGGTGTCTTCTCAAAGTCTCTAGCTTGAAGATCGACTTGGAGAAGTAAAGAATGTCCTTGACTGAGAGAGACATAGACTTCAACCGAATCAACAGATCGATGCATCGTTCGACTCCACCGGGGCTCCGAGTATCGTAAGTGCTCTTGAGGGCAGCAGCAATCAAATCCTTCATCTTGTTCTTTCTTCGTTTGTTGATTCTCTCAGGTGACTTGGGTTTGGTGAATGATAAActagaagtagaagaagaaataaaggAAATAATGAGAGTGCTAGTAGAACATATATAGCGATAGTGGTGAGTCGCAAAAAAGGAAATAACGTAATTGCTTAGTATCCAAGTAACTTGTCAATTTCCTTTTTTCAATTTTCTgtttttagtttccttttttttttcaatttgggAAAAAGTAAAAAAGGTAGTTTTGTGAACGTTATTTTGGGGGGGTTTGTTAATAGGGTTACGACGGTCTTCGACGGACCAAACTAATCATAGTTCCATCTCCATCGACGAGCTGGCCTCGATTACAAGTTGTGATTCTGTCCATTGTTTTCAAGAGCTTGGATTTTTCAGTTttctgaagttttttttttaatgtaatatcAGATTGTAAAGTTCATCATATCATCTTCAAATGCTCATCTTCAAATGCTTCATAAACGTCTGCTTTCTGTAGCTCTTCATGCATATGTATATTCACAGAATCAACATcttaagagcatgattatccctaGAAACCCATTAAGTTTCTTAATGATTATTTaagtattaaattttagttaaggaatttagttaagaatcACCTAATTTTCTTGCTCCAATGGGAGTTTCTTAATAAGaggtttcttaaaaaaaaaaaaaaattaaagatagaattggagaaagaaaaacACATTAAAGGGCAATGGCTCACAAACCATATATGTCAAGGATACTAATAGATCTTCGTGTCCTTAATTTACCAACTTCAAGTGAAGTGTTTATTTGCTCAACAAGCCAGTTGAAGAGGCTAGCATAGATGATTTTTGCTAGGGAATCCTTCATATCAGTCGCCTGTGGCAGTGTCAGTCTTTTAACAATGCAATCTCTACCAGCTTGGAACTTGCATGTAGACAAAACCACCATAAGCTCTTTTGAGTCGCATCCCATTAACATAGCTACGTTAGTGACAACTGCAATAAGCAAGAGGAAAATAATAAGCATCATTAGTCCAGTAATTCACCATGATAGAGGACAAGACAATGTATTCTACCTTCATCTGCTACCACGTCCACATGGTTTTCATTGTCAATGACTTCAAAAGATACATTCCCTAGCCATAATACAGCTGCAAGCAGTGCTAATGCACGTTCTTGATATTCTTGAGGAATCTGAACAGTGTTGAAAGCTTCCTACAATAACAAAGCCATCTCTAACAAAATaagaaattacaaaaaaaaatatggcaTTTAGTCCCTCGGAAACAGAGAAAGTCACAGGAAACAGAAGGAGTTACCATCAATTTGTGAAATTTCTGAGAATCATCAATGCGATCAATTGTTAAGCAGTTGCTCTGGTTCAAATAATTGTATTCACTTGCTGCTTTAAGCTTCAATTTCTCTgcatataaaatcatataaggAATGTTTTAGCAACTTCAAGGTTCTCAGCCATGAGTACGTAAAGTTATATATGTCTACATTTTACTTTAGCAGGGACATTTCTAAACATATCATATGCGCCTAAACCAATCAAATACCTGAATCAGTTCTTAGATATTTCGGTTTAAAATGTTACCTTTAAGAATTGGTGAAGCCGACGACGCATTCTTCATCTGCTCCACCGCAAGCGCCAAAAGCCGATCGGTGGCCGCAGCGGCTGATTACTCAGCGACACCGATCCAGCTCCAAGCCATCGTCCACTACGCGACCTTCACCATAACCCCACAACAAAACATCCACGAGATCTCGATCTCCTTCAACGTCTTGAAAGAGCTAGCTCCAGCCAACTTACTCGTCTTCAGTCTGGGAAGATTTGAGAAGTTTCGACGGAGAAGACgatgaaacaaaagagaaaagaaaagaaaaaaagaaaaaaaaaatcttgtgcCTTCTTTTGCTGACACGTGGTGGAAAAACACACTTCAAAACCGATCCCAGAAAACCTTAGTTAAGGATCGGTAAgcccatttttattttgttttgatttaattaaatggaCTATTTTGCTTAAAAACTCACTTAGGACCTAGCGATAAAGATGGTCTTAGTCCTTAGATTTGGTTCACACGGCACTAGAAACTCCTTTGATATCAGCTTCGCATAAACACCAAAGGCTTTGTTCTCTGAACAGacaatttgtaaaaataatattaatcacATAAACGTTTGGGCTTATTTGCTaaatagccaaaaaaaaaagagaaattagattttgagaaagagagtagagagagataggaagagaaagtaggagagaggGGGTGTTTTTAGTTAGGtagtgaattttgtttttttttgtggttactGAGTGCAATTTCCCTAAACGTTTTTACcaccaaaaaaaatcacattaacgTTAAACAAACAGGCTAAATAAATTTTACGCCCAATAAAGTTAAATATCTCATTTTGATCCCAACTTAACCACAAAGGTTTTCAGACAAATTAAGTTTGAATTTCAGCAAGTTAATTGAAGTAGTCAAACTTATAGAATTATTTTCCAGCATCAAACCACAAAGACACAAAtcattaaaattcaaaaatttatattttttgcacTTCATATATATCTCTGATCATTCGAATTTTATGTTgtgttctatttttatattagtttaagttttatcaaattgaagaagaatggccagcaatAATTGCAGAACTCGATGACATAAAAGCCTTTCGATCTGGATTTCGTAATTTGGACATCAGCTTTATTCCCCGTTCTTCTAATATCCGTGCGGATTCCTTAGCTAAGGAAGCTCGATCACAAGGTCACTCTGTTTCTATTGTAAACGATTTGGTTCAAAATAGGTTAGCTCCTGGAGCTAGCTTAAACGAACCAGCTTGATTCTATAAAAAGTATCTTTtatcgtcaaaaaaaaaaaatttctttaaaaatgtTGTTCAGACTATGTTTTTCTTATAACaacacctcttttttttttgaaagaattttaaatttattcatataaaaaaaaacttctttacAGAGAGAGATCTGCTATACTTTATGTAATCTATGATAagaatctcaaaattttaaaaaacctaTGTCTCATGATcttccaaaccaaaccaaaccaaattttatAACAACACCTCTTTCAGACATGATTGATCAATGAAGTGTCATCACTTATATGAAAGTAACATTACAGTATACTTTTTGTTTGTAATATTCGTACATCCAGTTTACCCTTTTTGGGATAAGAATGTCTTGTGCTATAATTGGTATCAAGAAAACAACTATACCCTTTTTCCATTTTTCAACTGCATAATAATTTGGTtgattaaatttgatttttcttattGCACCCTAAACAAATGCGCATGCGCGAAACActacaaataaatttatagtcaTATACTCATATTTCTTCATACTTTTTCTATATGAAAACCGTATCTCTAGGTTATAACTTAGAAATTAAAAACACAAGCTAAGCTAGAAATATAGACTCAGATTATCTTAGACAACGCTGGATTTCCAGCAAGTTGATTAGGGTGGTAAATCTTACGTAATTATTAAACCACAAAACGAATCACTAACcataataattttcaacatCAACAAATAGACCATTTTCAGAATTAAACCATAAATATTTTCAGCATCAACCACAAAACGAATCATGAaaccaaaattattttcaacaacaaccaataaaatgatttatcctttttcttttgcttccaTGATAATTAAGCATCGACATCAAATACTACATTTGCCACcctttatatgtttatataccAATGATCGGGtaattattgaaaattttataaaacggACGCGACTGCAGAGATGTGAATAATCTCTAAGTTCTAATTACTTGTTAGGACATTTCCTTTGGATACAGCTACGAGTATATCAGGCCTCTTACATCCATTGAATTTGGTTATTCTCAATATGTGTTTTAATAGTCTTTTAGCCGTACCATATAGTATTACGTAGTAAAAGAAAATAATCTTTCCGCCgacaacaaaaaagaaaagaaaaatgatcTTGGAAAACATAATATTGCTGCACTTGATAATTACGACATCTACGCTAATGATAGTATGGTATGAGATTAAACAAAAAACCATCTTACAATGTTATTCTCATTTAAGGAATCATATTTTTGCGAACATACAAATACACACAAACTATACTTATATCTACATACATATAAAAACTATATGGTCAATTGCCGTTGATCTGGATATTCAAGATTATGCTTATACCCAAAgcttaaataaatatttcaaaaactcctACACCATGTTATATGGGAGTTTGTATAAATCAtctaagtgtatatatatagtacatATATTCTCCAGTTTAAAAACAAGGAGAGGGAGAAATAGACCCTTTCTATCGCTTGTTATGCAAAGGGTTTGACCCCGTCGGAATCTTTCTCTTCTCCGGCTTGAATTCTCCGGAACCGATTGTATGTGTAGCATAAGAGTGGAAGAACCCTATGTCTCTTCTAGAAGGTCCGGAGGAAATGGTTTGTCTTCCAGCAGCATGAGTTCTTGGGGCtttagagaaaacaaaaacgAGAGCGAAGAGAAGAACAAATATGCATGTACGTCGGAATCGAATCATTTCTTTTGGTTCTGTTTAGTATATTTTGTGTTTCTCATAAGGTAAGTGAAGGAAGAAAACCCTTTTGAAGAGAGATGGTTATGACGACTTTGAGAATTTAGTTGATGCACAAACTTGCATATGGTGTTGTATTTGTTGCATTATTTATTTCATGTCCGGACATGGATGGCCCACTTCATAAAATCTTGtcatttacaaaagttttatgacATAAATCTTCAAAAGTTAGTGTTAATATTCACCAGTTCACTAATCAAGTTTCGAACCCAAATATAAGTGAAACTAAAGCTAAAAATGCAACATGAAGTTTGACCAAAAATACAACACAAAGCAAGAGGATATGAGTAGAAAGAGAATGAAATTAGAGATAGAGGTAACTAGACAAACGTTTTGCCTTACTTTTTTTGTGGATTGGAAGCAGAGTAAAACTCATTATACTGCTCCCACCATGATTAGACGGGATCAAACAGAGCCATAAACGATATATAGCTGGCCCAAATCACACCTAGAGAGTCTCTAGTTGACACTAGTTTAAACGGAACTGATTTTGTAAAACTGCAATCTGATGTCAACTCTAAATATATAGATCATCACCCAATTGAAAGAATTGATCAACTAAACTGAAAACTAATGAACTGAAACTGAACTAAGC is drawn from Brassica rapa cultivar Chiifu-401-42 chromosome A05, CAAS_Brap_v3.01, whole genome shotgun sequence and contains these coding sequences:
- the LOC103867842 gene encoding uncharacterized protein LOC103867842 yields the protein MKDLIAAALKSTYDTRSPGGVERCIDLLIRLKSMSLSVKDILYFSKSIFKLETLRRHRNPRIREVSQSLFTSLLKTLYSQGSDKSAGLNAVSLKRKEANTGSLTNKRAKTNLLVSDQKQDHKTLAREPVVRRTETKKTDACMSVTTTALPQQSRRDIKDGKVTTKTLIHPPRRAPACKNVPAKDSRNPRTEEMVELFEAAKKAADVANAKGILSGKADASRCVEAILLLTKMNVTPKPNEPRRMIERLQVLTKHKDRAICNAASALLQLWRQRIREEERKESSAIKNPRKAQGTCGKGFTRESTNAMKLVM
- the LOC103867659 gene encoding myosin-4, which gives rise to MKNASSASPILKEKLKLKAASEYNYLNQSNCLTIDRIDDSQKFHKLMEAFNTVQIPQEYQERALALLAAVLWLGNVSFEVIDNENHVDVVADEVVTNVAMLMGCDSKELMVVLSTCKFQAGRDCIVKRLTLPQATDMKDSLAKIIYASLFNWLVEQINTSLEVGKLRTRRSISILDIYGL